From the genome of Glycine max cultivar Williams 82 chromosome 2, Glycine_max_v4.0, whole genome shotgun sequence, one region includes:
- the LOC100809643 gene encoding kinesin-like protein KIN-7K, chloroplastic isoform X2, producing the protein MHGDQRSPGIIPLAVKDAFSIIQETPNREFLLRVSYLEIYNEVVNDLLNPAGQNLRIREDAQGTFVEGIKEEVVLSPAHALSLIAAGEEHRHVGSTNFNLLSSRSHTIFSLTIESSPCGKNNEGEAVTLSQLNLIDLAGSESSRAETTGMRRREGSYINKSLLTLGTVISKLTEGRASHIPYRDSKLTRLLQSSLSGHGRISLICTVTPSSSNAEETHNTLKFAHRTKHIEIQAAQNTIIDEKSLIKKYQHEIQCLKEELEQMKRGIVSVQPKETGEVDFVLLKQKLEDGQVKLQSRLEEEEEAKAALLGRIQRLTKLILVSTKAPHTTRFSNRPGPRRRHSFGEEELAYLPYKRRDLISDDENPDMHVNLEGNTETADDSFKEEKKTKKHGLLNWLKIRKRDTGLSALSGTSDKSCGAKSVSTPSTPQAETVNNLESRHSHSLPAQSSPADLISVAREDKEFYEDSLLGQETPLVSIKSIDEIDLLREQQKILSEEVALHSSALKRLSQEAARNPQKYQIHVEMERLKDEIKSKKEQIDLLERKIADSFIAKNKLDKSGVSLSLTELMTQLNEKSFELEVKTADNHIIQEQLNQKIHECESLQETIGSLKQQLADALELRNFSPHHFSVTKDYHGEPHLDKESAMITNTNEKILLQEQASEIEGMKQKLAELLESKEQLELRNQKLAEESSYAKGLASAAAVELKALSEEVAKLMNQNERLSAELAAPKNSPAQLRNSGTGTVRNARRESHVRRNDHQGGSNSDIKRELASSKERELSYESALLDRDHKEAELQRRIEESKQREAYLENELANMWVLVAKLKKSQGADTDV; encoded by the exons gTAGTTAATGACTTGTTAAATCCAGCTGGACAGAACTTGAGAATCAGAGAGGATGCTCAG GGAACCTTTGTTGAGGGAATAAAGGAAGAGGTTGTACTCTCCCCTGCGCATGCTCTGTCCCTTATAGCTGCCGGAGAAG AGCACAGACATGTTGGGTCCACAAATTTCAACCTACTCAGCAGCAGGAGCCATACAATATTTTCCCTG ACTATAGAGAGTAGTCCATGTGGTAAAAATAATGAAGGAGAAGCAGTAACACTGTCTCAACTG AACCTCATCGATCTGGCAGGTTCTGAGAGCTCAAGGGCTGAAACAACTGGCatgagaaggagagaaggatcTTACATCAATAAAAGTCTTCTAACTCTTGGAACT GTTATTTCAAAGTTGACTGAAGGCAGAGCTAGTCACATACCTTATAGGGACTCCAAATTGACTAGATTACTTCAGTCTTCGCTCAGTGGTCATGGACGTATATCT CTCATTTGCACAGTAACACCTTCATCTAGTAATGCTGAAGAGACACATAATACATTGAAGTTTGCCCACCGGACAAAGCACATTGAAATACAAGCAGCCCAGAACACA ATAATTGATGAAAAGTCACTTATCAAGAAATACCAACATGAGATTCAGTGCTTAAAGGAAGAATTGGAACAAATGAAGCGGGGTATTGTCTCAGTTCAGCCAAAAGAAACTGGTGAAGTTGACTTTGTGCTTCTAAAACAAAAG CTAGAAGATGGTCAAGTCAAGTTGCAATCAAgattggaagaagaagaagaagctaaaGCTGCTTTATTAGGAAGAATTCAACGGTTGACTAAGTTAATTTTGGTCTCCACTAAAGCGCCACACACAACTAGATTTTCTAACCGTCCTGGTCCTCGTAGAAGACATTCCTTTGGGGAAGAAGAG TTGGCATACCTTCCCTACAAAAGGAGGGATTTAATCTCAGATGACGAAAACCCTGATATGCATGTTAATTTAGAGGGAAATACTGAAACAGCTGATGATTCTTTTAAGGAGgagaaaaagacaaagaaacaTGGGTTACTAAATTGGTTGAAGATACGG AAACGAGATACTGGGTTAAGTGCCTTGTCAGGCACCAGTGATAAATCATGTGGAGCAAAATCTGTTAGCACCCCTTCTACTCCTCAAGCAGAAACTGTTAATAATTTGGAGTCCAGACATTCCCATTCTCTACCTGCACAAAGCTCTCCAGCGGATCTTATATCAGTGGCAAGAGAGGATAAGGAATTTTATGAGGATAGTTTATTGGGACAAGAGACACCTTTG GTAAGCATTAAATCAATTGATGAGATTGATCTTTTGAGAGAGCAACAAAAGATTCTGTCAGAAGAAGTTGCTCTTCATTCAAGTGCTTTGAAGAGATTGTCTCAGGAAGCTGCAAGAAATCCTCAGAAGTATCAGATTCAT GTGGAGATGGAAAGGTTGAAAGATGAAATTAAGTCTAAGAAAGAGCAAATAGATTTGCTGGAAAGGAAAATTGCTGATTCTTTCATTGCCAAAAATAAGTTGGATAAATCAGGAGTATCACTT AGTCTCACCGAGCTGATGACACAGTTAAATGAAAAATCCTTTGAACTGGAG GTTAAAACAGCAGATAACCATATAATTCAAGAACAGCTTAATCAGAAG ATCCATGAATGTGAAAGCCTTCAAGAAACAATTGGCTCTCTGAAACAGCAGCTGGCAGACGCATTAGAGTTGAGAAACTTCAGTCCTCATCATTTCTCTGTAACCAAAGACTACCATGGTGAACCTCACCTTGACAAGGAAAGTGCCATGATAACCAATACCAATGAAAAGATTCTTTTGCAAGAGcag GCAAGCGAGATAGAAGGGATGAAGCAAAAGTTGGCGGAACTATTGGAATCAAAAGAACAATTAGAACTTCGGAATCAGAAACTGGCAGAAGAGAGTTCATATGCTAAAGGGCTAGCTTCAGCTGCTGCAGTGGAGCTTAAGGCTTTGTCAGAAGAAGTTGCCAAACTCATGAACCAGAATGAGAGATTATCAGCTGAGCTGGCAGCACCAAAGAATTCTCCCGCTCAACTTAGAAATAGTGGAACTGGAACAGTCCGAAATGCACGAAGAGAAAGTCATGTTAGACGAAATGATCATCAGGGTGGGTCAAACTCTGATATCAAGAGAGAACTCGCCTCGAGTAAAGAAAGGGAACTTTCATACGAATCTGCTCTTTTAGATAGGGATCATAAAGAAGCCGAGCTTCAAAGGAGAATTGAAGAATCAAAGCAAAGAGAAGCATACCTGGAAAATGAGCTTGCCAACATGTGGGTTCTTGTAGCAAAGCTAAAAAAGTCACAGGGAGCTGACACTGATGTTTGA